In Erigeron canadensis isolate Cc75 chromosome 1, C_canadensis_v1, whole genome shotgun sequence, a single window of DNA contains:
- the LOC122588162 gene encoding uncharacterized protein LOC122588162, with translation MAEDDDPKKQTSGSGKAIEINNKPIDPNSPYYIHPSDSPRQVQVNELLNDTNYNDWVQEMTNFLFAKNKIVFVDQSISKPEKTDDMYMPWMRCDAMIKGWLTTAMEKEIRGSVKYANIAAEIWKDLQERFEKESAPRAYELKQSLTITRQEGSSVSAYYTKLRGLWDEIQTVLPTPRCTCGTCSCEVGKRLSQFKEKECLYEFLMGLDVEFSTIRTQLLSMKPNPTLGEAYRMASEDEQQRAITAGKRVQTESAVFQANYRVGSKMQQKRKDIKQSGNNEDSHCTSCGRDGHKREACFELVGYPEWWPGKKNVKTKSKAACIDNNPKDIKTVTGLTDDQYETLLKHFTEAGDKDAGEGIRKANMVGKVNALSTKSDDWIVDSGSTDYIVCNENYLENIVKDD, from the coding sequence ATGGCCGAAGATGACGATCCAAAGAAACAGACTTCCGGCAGTGGGAAGGCTATCGAAATTAACAACAAGCCTATCGACCCGAATTCTCCCTATTACATACATCCTTCTGATTCGCCAAGACAAGTACAAGTCAACGAGCTTCTCAATGACACCAATTACAATGATTGGGTTCAAGAGATGACGAATTTCTTGTTTGCCAAAAACAAGATCGTTTTTGTAGATCAGTCTATATCTAAACCTGAGAAGACCGATGACATGTATATGCCTTGGATGCGGTGTGATGCAATGATAAAAGGATGGCTAACAACTGCCATGGAGAAAGAAATACGGGGTAGTGTCAAATACGCGAACATCGCAGCGGAAATATGGAAAGATCTGCAAGAAAGGTTTGAAAAGGAAAGTGCTCCGCGTGCTTACGAATTAAAACAGTCCCTGACAATCACTCGTCAAGAGGGCAGTTCTGTTTCCGCGTATTATACAAAACTCCGGGGTCTTTGGGATGAAATACAAACCGTTCTACCTACACCACGCTGCACTTGTGGTACTTGTTCATGTGAAGTCGGCAAACGGCTGTCACAATTTAAAGAAAAGGAATGTTTATATGAGTTTCTTATGGGTTTAGATGTAGAATTCTCAACCATAAGGACACAACTTTTGTCGATGAAACCAAACCCGACTCTAGGTGAAGCATACCGGATGGCCTCGGAAGATGAGCAGCAACGGGCTATTACGGCTGGAAAGAGGGTCCAAACTGAGAGTGCGGTTTTTCAAGCCAATTATCGTGTAGGATCCAAAATGCAACAAAAGAGAAAAGACATCAAACAATCTGGAAATAATGAAGATAGTCACTGTACCTCTTGCGGACGTGATGGGCACAAACGAGAAGCTTGTTTTGAGCTCGTGGGATATCCGGAATGGTGGCCCGGAAAGAAGAATGTAAAGACAAAATCAAAGGCGGCCTGCATTGATAACAACCCGAAAGACATCAAGACCGTGACGGGCTTAACCGATGATCAATACGAGACTCTTTTAAAGCACTTCACTGAAGCGGGAGACAAAGACGCAGGTGAAGGTATTCGGAAAGCTAACATGGTTGGTAAGGTTAATGCATTATCAACTAAATCCGATGATTGGATTGTTGACTCGGGATCAACCGATTATATTGTTTGTAACGAAAATTATCTTGAAAATATTGTTAAAGATGATTAA
- the LOC122588169 gene encoding uncharacterized protein LOC122588169, giving the protein MSEYIPLEIQAEILKRLPLEPLLRCRTVSKSFKSLIDSQDFIVSYCVDHPQIDYRYILRYQIPYEPRLNDDPVDDKYLTCFDNDDDDYMYSEPGFSHHDFFIHPIPSLIKKIEPHSKAVGSSHGLLCFSGSYYENPDRFSNETEMVVLWNVSLRKSVGIRVPDICDKPNGNFYDLKVDNVFGFGVCPVTYDPIVINIKCIAYKREKNDIRHISDPWKVRVFTMTTGTWI; this is encoded by the coding sequence ATGTCAGAGTATATCCCTTTAGAAATTCAGGCGGAGATCTTGAAAAGGCTGCCTTTGGAGCCATTACTCCGATGCCGAACTGTATCAAAATCATTCAAGTCTTTGATCGACAGCCAAGATTTTATTGTTTCTTACTGTGTTGATCATCCTCAGATCGATTATCGTTACATACTAAGGTATCAAATTCCTTATGAGCCTCGTCTAAATGACGATCCTGTTGATGATAAATACTTAACTTgttttgataatgatgatgatgattacaTGTATAGTGAACCTGGTTTTTCCCATCACGATTTTTTTATTCACCCAATTCCTTCCCTCATTAAGAAAATTGAACCCCATTCAAAAGCAGTTGGTAGCTCTCACGGTTTGCTGTGTTTTAGCGGTTCTTACTATGAAAACCCAGATAGGTTTTCCAATGAAACAGAGATGGTTGTTCTTTGGAATGTTTCATTAAGGAAATCCGTTGGTATTCGAGTGCCAGATATATGTGATAAGCCAAATGGAAACTTTTATGATCTTAAGGTTGATAATGTTTTTGGATTTGGGGTTTGTCCTGTCACTTATGATCCTAttgttatcaatattaaatgtaTTGCTTATAAGCGGGAAAAGAATGATATAAGACACATTAGCGACCCTTGGAAAGTTCGAGTTTTTACTATGACCACTGGAACTTGGATTTAA